In Procambarus clarkii isolate CNS0578487 chromosome 50, FALCON_Pclarkii_2.0, whole genome shotgun sequence, one genomic interval encodes:
- the LOC138351718 gene encoding uncharacterized protein, producing the protein MSRGNRTLNASLSNHIQEPGPSTGDAISSGTWATNTRKHGTQTVSHLRPRPSPVSPPSLATKATTPHRVEAPGGEGTEGTPATRSPSPAGTYTSTSTNHGAIDASGSTPSTPEDPQSLNSPTSAQADDECLERLGSGRRSSEPEADSETRPPPAGRTDARRRTAAASTTGGTRSHTAGGTAATPAPSTAGTRGEDAGPGAAAKDE; encoded by the exons ATGTCCCGAGGGAACCGTACATTAAACGCTTCCCTAAGCAACCACATCCAGGAGCCTGGACCATCCACCGGAGACGCCATTTCATCCGGCACCTGGGCAACAAACACCCGTAAACATGGGACCCAGACAGTATCACACCTGAG gccacgcccatcaCCAGTatccccaccatccctggcaacgaaagccaccacaccccaccgcgTAGAGGCTCCCGGcggagaaggaacagaaggcacacccGCGACACggtcaccatcaccagcaggcaCATATACCTCCACCTCCACTAACCATGGAGCCATTGACGCATCCGGATCCACACCGTCgacacccgaagacccacagtcattgaattccccaacatcggcccaggcagacgacgaatgcctggaacgtttgggctccggccggagatcatcagagccggaagcggactCAGAAACACGGCCACCACCAGCCGGACGAACAGACgctcgacgcagaacggcagcagcctctactacAGGGGGAACCAggtcacacacagcaggaggcaccgcagccaccccagcacccagcacagccgggacccgaggggaggatgcagggccaggcgcagcagccaaAGACGAGTAA